A genomic region of Thunnus maccoyii chromosome 13, fThuMac1.1, whole genome shotgun sequence contains the following coding sequences:
- the foxred1 gene encoding FAD-dependent oxidoreductase domain-containing protein 1: MSAWRRLHVSVRTVLTSRRVTPRLTWPRHSLSTCTPLRQDFFKDLEAQLAAMRKKAADALPGSSWSPLEINPNLPPERADIVIVGGGVVGWSIAYWLKQKERVRGALEVIVVEKDPTYSQASTVLSAGGIRQQFSLPENIHLSLASADFMRNINEHLGVVNEDPVDLQFNQSGYLFLASEEVAHIMEENYSTQRYAGAKVSLLSPTQLKEKFPWINTDGVALASYGLENEGWFDPWTLLNAFRRKAISMGVVQCCGEVTGFKHTTNVINTVDGEQIDLRRIKSVRVQMPNSLEYQPVECAIVVNAAGAFSGKLAEMLGIGFGPKDTFAGIPLPVEPRKRYVYVVHCPDGPGLDTPFLIDYSGVYFRREGLGGNYIAGTSPEEIEEPDISNLEVDHQFFEDKIWPSLAHRVPAFENLKVTSAWAGFYDYNTFDQNGIIGIHPLINNMYFATGFSGHGLQHSPAVGRAVAELILDGNFTTLDLSGLGFRRILAQEPMLERNIV, encoded by the exons ATGTCAGCGTGGCGGAGGCTGCATGTGTCGGTGCGGACGGTCCTCACCTCCAGACGGGTCACACCGCGGCTCACCTGGCCGCGTCACAGCCTGAGCACATGCACACCTCTCCGGCAGGACTTCTTCAAAG ACCTGGAGGCCCAGCTGGCCGCTATGAGGAAGAAGGCGGCAGACGCTCTGCCGGGGAGCAGCTGGAGTCCCCTGGAGATCAACCCGAACCTTCCTCCGGAGAGGGCTGACATCGTGATCGTCGGAGGCGGTGTGGTGGGCTGGTCCATCGCCTACTGGCTGAAGCAGAAGGAGAGGGTGCGAGGAGCGTTGGAAGTTATCGTGGTGGAGAAGGACCCAACG TACTCTCAGGCCTCCACGGTGCTGTCTGCTGGGGGGATCCGGCAGCAGTTTTCCCTGCCCGAGAACATCCACCTCTCCCTGGCGTCCGCAGACTTCATGAGGAACATCAAT GAACACCTTGGTGTGGTGAACGAAGACCCGGTGGACCTGCAGTTCAACCAATCAGGATACCTCTTCCTGGCTAGTGAGGAGGTGGCTCACATCATGGAGGAGAACTACAGCACCCAGAG GTATGCTGGAGCCAAAGTTTCACTTCTCTCTCCTACACAACTGAAGGAGAAATTTCCCTGGATAAACACAGATGGTGTGGCGCTCGCTTCGTATG GGTTGGAGAACGAGGGCTGGTTTGACCCCTGGACTCTGCTGAATGCCTTTAGAAGGAAGGCCATCTCTATGGGAGTCGTTCAGTGCTGCGGAGAAGTTACAG GTTTTAAACATACAACGAATGTGATCAACACCGTTGATGGTGAACAAATTGATCTCCGGAGAATAAAATCTGTCAGA GTGCAGATGCCGAACAGCCTCGAGTACCAGCCGGTTGAATGTGCCATTGTGGTCAATGCAGCAGGAGCCTTTTCTGGTAAACTGGCAGAGATGCTGGGAATTGGCTTCGGTCCTAAAGACACCTTCGCTGGAATTCCACTGCCCGTTGAGCCTCGGAAAAG GTATGTGTACGTAGTCCACTGTCCCGATGGTCCAGGTCTCGACACTCCCTTCCTGATCGATTACTCTGGAGTTTACTTCAGAAGAGAGGGCTTAGGAGGGAACTACATCGCCGGGACATCACCAGAGGAG ATTGAGGAGCCAGATATCAGTAACCTAGAGGTGGACCACCAGTTTTTTGAGGACAAGATTTGGCCCAGCTTGGCCCATCGTGTTCCTGCTTTTGAGAATCTTAAG GTGACCAGCGCGTGGGCAGGTTTCTACGACTACAACACCTTCGACCAGAACGGCATCATCGGGATACACCCTCTGATCAATAACATGTACTTTGCCACTGGCTTCAGCGGCCACGGCCTGCAGCACTCGCCCGCGGTAGGTCGTGCTGTGGCAGAACTGATCCTGGATGGAAACTTTACAACGCTGGACTTGAGCGGTCTTGGCTTCAGACGCATTCTGGCCCAGGAGCCCATGTTGGAGAGGAACATCGTTTAG